CTCGGGGGAGATCACGACGGTGCAGGTGGCGGTCCCCCCCCGCTGCTCCGGGCCGTAGGAGGGCATCCAGGTGGCGTGCTTGCCCTCCAGCACGGCGGCCCGCGTCAGCATCTCCCCCAGGAACAGGATCCCCTGCCCTCCGAATCCGGCGATGATCAGCTCCATCGAGGCGGCCATCGGTCAGAGACGCTCCTTGCCCTCGGAGGTGA
The nucleotide sequence above comes from Armatimonadota bacterium. Encoded proteins:
- a CDS encoding 2-oxoacid:acceptor oxidoreductase family protein — its product is MAASMELIIAGFGGQGILFLGEMLTRAAVLEGKHATWMPSYGPEQRGGTATCTVVISPE